Proteins from one Pleuronectes platessa chromosome 16, fPlePla1.1, whole genome shotgun sequence genomic window:
- the cacng3b gene encoding voltage-dependent calcium channel gamma-3 subunit, with protein sequence MKMLMCDRGVQMLVTTVGAFAAFSLMTIAVGTDYWLYSRGVCRNKNSGDNDTSRKNEEVMTHSGLWRTCCLEGTFRGVCKKIDHFPEDADYEADAAEYLLRAVRASSIFPIMSVGLLFLGGLCVAASEFYRSRHNVILSAGIFFVSAGLSNIIGIIVYISANSGDPGQSDSKKSYSYGWSFYFGALSFIMAEMVGVLAVHMFIEKHRKQRAKSRTELIKKSAFSRIPSYRYRFRRRSSVRSSEAPSRDASPLGKGGYTGPAASEMPMYTLNPREAGNAGTKPGGGMGGLLNSEREFLQSSTLTKDYNKDPNRRTTPV encoded by the exons ATGAAGATGCTGATGTGTGACCGCGGCGTCCAGATGCTCGTGACGACGGTGGGCGCGTTCGCCGCCTTCAGCCTCATGACCATCGCCGTCGGGACCGACTACTGGCTGTACTCGCGCGGGGTCTGTCGCAACAAGAACAGCGGCGACAACGACACGAGCCGCAAGAACGAGGAGGTGATGACGCACTCCGGCCTGTGGCGAACCTGCTGTCTGGAAG GAACATTCAGAGGAGTGTGTAAGAAGATTGATCACTTCCCAGAAGATGCTGACTATGAAGCAGATGCTGCTGAATACCTCCTCC gtgctgTGCGTGCCTCCAGTATCTTCCCCATCATGAGTGTGGGTCTGCTGTTCCTGGGGGGGCTCTGCGTGGCCGCCAGTGAGTTTTACCGGAGCCGACACAACGTCATCCTCAGTGCAGGAATCTTCTTCGTCTCCGCAG GCCTCAGTAACATCATTGGAATTATAGTCTACATCTCCGCCAACTCGGGCGACCCGGGTCAGAGCGACAGCAAGAAGTCCTACTCCTACGGCTGGTCCTTCTACTTTGGCGCCCTCTCCTTCATCATGGCGGAAATGGTGGGCGTGCTGGCCGTGCACATGTTCATCGAGAAGCACCGCAAGCAGCGAGCCAAGTCCCGCACCGAGCTCATCAAGAAGTCCGCCTTCAGCCGCATCCCGTCCTACCGCTACCGCTTCCGGCGCCGCTCCAGCGTGCGCTCGTCCGAGGCCCCCAGCCGCGACGCCTCCCCCCTGGGGAAAGGTGGCTACACGGGGCCCGCCGCCTCCGAGATGCCCATGTACACGCTGAACCCGCGTGAGGCGGGCAACGCCGGCACCAAGCCGGGCGGCGGCATGGGCGGGCTGCTCAACTCGGAGAGGGAGTTCCTCCAGAGCAGCACGCTCACTAAAGACTACAACAAGGACCCCAACCGCAGGACCACGCCCGTCTGA